The Leptospira koniambonensis sequence TAAAGCTCTAGAGTTACAAAACAAACTCGGCGGTCTTTTCGACATCACCATGGACTGCGAAGATGGTGCTCAAACCGGAAAAGAAAAAGAACACGCGGAAATGATCGTCCGTATCCAAAACTCCGAACTCAATAAACATAATATGAGCGGTGTTAGGATCCACGATTATACTAATGCATTCTGGAAACAAGACGTAGACATTATCGTTCCGGGTGCAGGAAACAAGATCGCATACATCACAATTCCTAAACCTACAAAAGCTTCCCAAGTGGAAGAAATGATCACTTATATCCAAGGTGCTGCTAAAAAAGCAGGGATCACTAGAGAGATCCCAATCCACGTATTGATCGAAACTCACGGAGCACTTGCTGATGTAGATAAGATCGCTGCTCTTCCTTGGATGCAAGTCGTCGATTTCGGTCTAATGGACTTCATCTCAGGACACCATGGAGCAATCCCAGCTTCTTGTATGAAAAGCCCAGGGCAATTCGATCACGAATTATTAAGAAGAGCAAAAGCTTCTTGTGTGGCTGCATCTCTCGCTCACGGAGTAATCCCAGCTCATAACGTTACTCTTGACCTTAAAAACCAATACCAAACTTATAAAGATGCAAAAAGAGCTCATGATGAGTTCGGATTCCTTCGTATGTGGTCCATCTATCCAACTCAGATCCAAGCAATCTTAGATGCGATGGCTCCAGACTATAGCGAAGTCCAAACTTCTGCAGCTATTCTTATAAAAGCACAAGATGCAGAATGGGGACCAATCCAACACGATGGAGATCTTCATGACAGAGCAACTTACCGTTACTTCTGGGAAGTTCTTCAAAAAGCAAAACTTACCGGTATCGCAATCCCAGAAGAAGCTTCAAAAAGATTCTTCTAATCTTGTAACCAAGCTTCAAAATGAAAAAGCCGCAGAATCTGCGGCTTTTTTTTATTCCTTCGAAGAATGGTGACTCTGGTTGCAATGTTGGAATTCCTACATCCAGTTCCGTTCTATAGATAATCTTACTTATTAAACTTCTCGTTTAATTTTCCGATTAATTCGGATAAACTTCTTTCTAGATACTCCCAACCCTTTTTGTTCATGGGTTCCAAAGGCATTTTTTTCTGTAATTGTTTGAAACGATCAAATGACTCTCTTGCGAATTCCAAAAATCTACGAGGAGTGATTCCTAATCTGTCGAATTGGCTTTCATTACGATTGAAAAGTTCGGCGACCTTGTCTCCATATTCTCCTTCCAGAAAATAATATCTAAGATCAGAAAGGGATTCGTCTATAGCCTTAAAAATTTTAGAGCCTGGCCCATCTTCCTTTCTTGGATCGGATTCAGAGCCGACTTTATCGGATCCTACTATCCTGGCTGCTTTTGCTTTTTCGTTAAGGGCGATCTTTTGTAATTTCTCCCTCATAAGAACGTCGGGGAGAATTGTTTTCTTTTTATCCGCCAATTTTACTGAGGTCCTCAAAGCCGATTGTCCGAATTTTCGGACGGAAACTATTCTATGGACGTATTCGATTTATGTCCAGAAATTTCCGCCCTATACTTGTTATAACAAGATAGACGAAAAAGTTCTCATAAATTCTTTCAAAGCCCGGGGTTATCTTTTTTTAATTTTCTTAATTCGCAATTCTGGAGCCATTCACAACGAAGACAAAACATATCCTCTGGATTATAGTCCGAGGGAGGACATAGATTCGTATTCTCGGCTTGTATAGGAGAGAGAATATCTTCCTTCTCCTTTGGGTCCGAAATTCCATATAGCTTGCTTAAGAGTTCTCTATTTTTCCGGACCTGTGTCTCAAAAGGGTCTTCCAAATTTTTAGGACGAACGATTACCCTTTCCTGATTTTCCTTAGGCTTTTCCCATCTTCTTACAAAAATTGGAGTTCTAGTTTTTCCTCCGAATTTCTGTAAGCCAAGAAGACTGACTAGACCGAATACTGCTCCACCCAAATGCCCGGAGTTACTCATCATCCCAAAAAGACTTTGAGACATGACACCACTGGAATGGAATTGAAGAAGGTAATAAGCATCTACTGAAAATCCAACACCAATCAAAACCCAAGGAGCAAATTTTGCTCTCACAGGAGGAAATACAAATCTTGCTTCAGGGAACATTAAGCTGAATGCAGCAAGCACTCCGAAAACTCCCCCACTTGCACCTACAGTAGCAGAATGATAACTATCCCAAATAGAATTTTCAGGAACGAGTCCTGTCTTCCAACCTATATAAGAAAAAGACAAAACAAAAAGTCCCCCACCTAGTTGGGAGAGAAGATACACACTTAAAAATTTCCAACCGCCGATATATCTGCAGAGCCAGAAACCAACTGTGAATAGTCCGAACATATTCATCCCAATATGAATGAGAGAAGAGAAAAAATCTCCACCAACTACGTGCAAGAATCCATAAGTGAATACCTGCCAGTACATTTTCTTTTCAATGACTAGGCTTGGGTTTAATCCGAAGAAGTAAGTAATAATTCCTCGTCCACCTTCCATCATCAGAAGTGCCCAGACGAAAATATTGAAGAATAATACCAGATTCAGTGGATGAACTAGCGAGAATCCGAAAAGCTTCGGACCTGAGGTCGGATTTCTCTTTGCCATTATGTAAGGATTAAAGGTACTGGTATCCTAGTCAAGTAGGCAAAGCCGGGGCGGGATCTGCCCCGGTTCGTCCTCATCCGCCGGGGAGTCGGTGGATGATTTCAATCACAGTTTTATCATCGAAAAAACGAAAGGCCTGCTTTAGCCCCGGAGAGTAAAAAAATGAAAAAAGAGAACTTAAGGCCGATTTTTTGGGAAAAAGAAGGACTCAAACTTTTAGACCAAAGA is a genomic window containing:
- a CDS encoding LIC11177 family protein — its product is MADKKKTILPDVLMREKLQKIALNEKAKAARIVGSDKVGSESDPRKEDGPGSKIFKAIDESLSDLRYYFLEGEYGDKVAELFNRNESQFDRLGITPRRFLEFARESFDRFKQLQKKMPLEPMNKKGWEYLERSLSELIGKLNEKFNK
- a CDS encoding HpcH/HpaI aldolase/citrate lyase family protein; its protein translation is MSKLPHPKDALFEGEKPFPIIPACEHFAGSEKLITKALELQNKLGGLFDITMDCEDGAQTGKEKEHAEMIVRIQNSELNKHNMSGVRIHDYTNAFWKQDVDIIVPGAGNKIAYITIPKPTKASQVEEMITYIQGAAKKAGITREIPIHVLIETHGALADVDKIAALPWMQVVDFGLMDFISGHHGAIPASCMKSPGQFDHELLRRAKASCVAASLAHGVIPAHNVTLDLKNQYQTYKDAKRAHDEFGFLRMWSIYPTQIQAILDAMAPDYSEVQTSAAILIKAQDAEWGPIQHDGDLHDRATYRYFWEVLQKAKLTGIAIPEEASKRFF
- a CDS encoding rhomboid family intramembrane serine protease; translation: MAKRNPTSGPKLFGFSLVHPLNLVLFFNIFVWALLMMEGGRGIITYFFGLNPSLVIEKKMYWQVFTYGFLHVVGGDFFSSLIHIGMNMFGLFTVGFWLCRYIGGWKFLSVYLLSQLGGGLFVLSFSYIGWKTGLVPENSIWDSYHSATVGASGGVFGVLAAFSLMFPEARFVFPPVRAKFAPWVLIGVGFSVDAYYLLQFHSSGVMSQSLFGMMSNSGHLGGAVFGLVSLLGLQKFGGKTRTPIFVRRWEKPKENQERVIVRPKNLEDPFETQVRKNRELLSKLYGISDPKEKEDILSPIQAENTNLCPPSDYNPEDMFCLRCEWLQNCELRKLKKDNPGL